A single genomic interval of Bradyrhizobium japonicum USDA 6 harbors:
- a CDS encoding response regulator transcription factor: MAEQTSRGEIFVVDDDPAVRDTLSMVLKAAGYEVICFADGAALLSVARNRTPAAILLDVHIPGKPGLDILKELHGEDYPAPIFMISGQGDISMAVGAIKSGALDFIEKPFRGSEIVGRLDEAIGAYARRQAESVSPKFSSLHFPGREPLTRREREVLEQFASGASNKEAGRTLGISPRTIEDHRANIMKKLGARNAADLIRIVMTAAQRAS, translated from the coding sequence ATGGCCGAGCAAACCTCTCGTGGTGAAATCTTCGTGGTCGACGACGACCCTGCGGTTCGCGACACCTTGTCGATGGTGTTGAAGGCTGCGGGTTATGAGGTGATCTGTTTTGCGGACGGCGCAGCGCTGCTCTCCGTCGCGCGGAACCGTACGCCGGCTGCGATCCTGCTCGACGTGCACATTCCCGGAAAGCCGGGCCTCGACATTCTGAAGGAACTGCACGGCGAAGATTATCCGGCGCCGATCTTCATGATCTCGGGGCAGGGCGACATCTCGATGGCGGTGGGCGCCATCAAGAGCGGCGCGCTCGATTTCATCGAAAAGCCGTTCCGCGGCAGCGAGATCGTCGGCCGGCTGGACGAGGCGATCGGAGCCTATGCACGCAGGCAGGCAGAGAGCGTGTCGCCGAAATTCTCTTCGTTGCACTTCCCCGGACGCGAGCCGTTGACGCGGCGTGAACGCGAGGTGCTCGAGCAGTTCGCTTCCGGTGCGTCCAACAAGGAAGCCGGCCGCACGCTCGGCATCAGCCCGCGCACCATCGAGGACCATCGCGCGAACATCATGAAGAAGCTCGGGGCGCGCAACGCCGCCGATCTGATCCGCATCGTGATGACCGCGGCGCAGCGCGCGTCGTAA
- a CDS encoding response regulator — protein MPRSSLSPIPSNLPDVAERRALQLLVVDDDATQRSLITVAARQAGHEVTVAPSVAEAIEKLRAARFDCVTLDLVLEDGDGIEVLREMAAAKFAGHVIVISGMDGKRRSAARSFARSVGIQLQGLPKPLDLAALRISLANLGKTAMGLPAIHTWGGVATDAIVERHRA, from the coding sequence ATGCCCCGAAGCTCCCTCTCCCCGATCCCGTCAAACCTGCCCGACGTCGCCGAGCGGCGTGCGCTTCAGCTTCTGGTGGTCGACGATGACGCCACGCAGCGCAGCCTGATCACGGTCGCCGCCAGGCAGGCCGGCCATGAAGTCACGGTGGCGCCGTCCGTTGCCGAGGCGATCGAGAAGCTCCGCGCCGCCCGCTTCGATTGCGTGACGCTTGATCTGGTGCTGGAGGATGGCGACGGCATCGAGGTGCTGCGCGAGATGGCGGCGGCGAAATTCGCAGGCCACGTGATCGTCATCAGCGGTATGGACGGCAAGCGCCGCAGCGCCGCCCGCAGCTTCGCCCGTTCCGTCGGGATCCAGCTCCAGGGCCTGCCGAAGCCGCTCGATCTCGCCGCGCTGCGCATCAGCCTCGCCAATCTCGGCAAGACCGCAATGGGACTGCCGGCGATCCACACCTGGGGTGGCGTCGCCACCGACGCGATCGTGGAACGGCACCGCGCCTGA